In the Hordeum vulgare subsp. vulgare chromosome 7H, MorexV3_pseudomolecules_assembly, whole genome shotgun sequence genome, one interval contains:
- the LOC123408599 gene encoding 40S ribosomal protein S14-like, whose protein sequence is MSSKRKTREPKEENVTLGPAVREGEHVFGVAHIFASFNDTFIHVTDLSGRETLVRITGGMKVKADRDESSPYAAMLASQDVATRCKELGITALHIKLRATGGNKTKTPGPGAQSALRALARSGMKIGRIEDVTPVPTDSTRRKGGRRGRRL, encoded by the exons TCTTCGAAGAGGAAGACCAGGGAGCCCAAGGAGGAGAACGTCACCCTTGGACCGGCTGTCCGTGAGGGGGAGCATGTCTTTGGCGTTGCTCACATCTTTGCATCCTTCAATGACACCTTCATT CATGTCACTGACTTGTCTGGGAGGGAAACCCTGGTGCGGATCACTG GTGGCATGAAGGTCAAGGCTGATCGTGATGAATCTTCACCCTACGCTGCTATGCTTGCATCTCAGGATGTCGCTACCCGTTGCAAG GAGCTTGGTATCACCGCACTGCACATTAAGCTCCGTGCTACTGGAGGCAACAAGACCAAGACACCTGGACCTGGAGCTCAGTCTGCTCTCAGGGCTCTTGCTCGTTCTGGGATGAAAATCGGGCGCATTG AGGACGTGACTCCAGTTCCCACTGACAGCACCCGCCggaagggaggaaggaggggaaggaggctgTAG